The Calliopsis andreniformis isolate RMS-2024a chromosome 5, iyCalAndr_principal, whole genome shotgun sequence nucleotide sequence GGGACGCGTGGAGGGAACCTGTGCCGGGCCCAACAGGCCCCTGATCTGTGGGAACTGTTCGGCCTGCGAGCTTCCCACGATACGCTCCGGCTGCTGGCTGCCTGTGCACGGGCTGTAGGGTTCACTCGTGCGTCTCCCCCTTTCCGTTCCTCCCTCACCGCAGCCCCTTCTCGCCGAGGAGAGTTCCCGGAGCCTAAGGAAGGGGCAGCGAGATGGGTCAGCTTGGTGGGGACACCGTCGAAGGTATAAGTAGCGCGTCAGTCCCCACCAAGCTTCAGAACTGTAGTAAGCACTCTCGGCACTCCGAGAAGGCACGAGACTTGTTTCCAAATACTATCGTCCCGCAAGCATATTCAGTGCTTCGAGTTTTAACCTCGAAAGTTCTTTCGTTCATTTTCTTTTTGGATTCTTATCAGCTCGTCTCGGGATCTATCCCTCGAGCTTTGTGTCAAGTGACAAGTGAGAGGATACTCTATTCGATGGCGCCACACACCAGTTACACGCCGGTCGGTGGTATGGAGTATGAAGAGCCAGTGTCGAGGACTTATCAGTACAGGAAAGTCATGAAACCGATGCTGGAGAGGAAGAGGCGAGCGAGGATCAATCGTTGCTTGGATGAATTGAAGGATCTGATGGTGACAGCGCTCCAGGCTGAAGGAGAGAACGTGGCAAAGCTCGAGAAAGCTGACATTCTGGAGCTGACTGTTCGTCATCTTCATACGCTCAGAGCTGCCAGAAGACTTACCTTGACACCGGAGAACAGCTACGCGGACAGATTCAGAGAGGGATTCACCCAGTGTGCTCAGGAAGTTTCCTCGTTTTTGTCGACTCCTGTGGCTGCTGCTGTTCATCCAGCTGCTGGCGCGCAGCTCATGAGACATCTCGGGGGCTGTCTTCGACGGTTGGAAGGATCTCCCTCGAATCATCTTGGAAACAGTGCCACCACGACTGTCAGCACAGGAAACAAAGCTCCCGCTGTCAGTCCGACCACTAACGTCACCGTCAACGTGCCACAGAACGTGTACACACCGCCCCAGAGCCCTGTCAGCATCGCGAGCTCTTCTGGAGAGTCTTCGGAATGTTCCAATGCAGTTTGGAGGCCATGGTGATCGACTCGATGGACTCGAGAAGAAGTTTCGATGAACTTTGATGGTTCTCCAACAAATTTATTCCTTCCTGGTGAAGATGCTTTCCTGTCCGAGTTTGAGATGGACAGTAAATAGGAGGGAAAACGACGAATCATTTGTCTTCCATATATTGAAATTGTTGAGCCTCGTATTGTCGAGGTATCTATTACTTTTAGAATGATACATTTGTAAGCTATTATGGCACCTTCGAATTTCTTTGTTTCTCTCTTGACTCTGTACATAGGTGATAAAGCTTTAAGTGATGTCTGTGATAGGGTTTCATTTTGTACCTGAGATAATTATTTTCTCGTAAAGTAGAACGACTATTATAtacataaattttaatttgttaTGTTTAAGAATCATTTTTTAGACGTAATAAGACACTGCGTTTTTGTTAAAATCGATTGCACATCGCGAGAAAACTCAATAAACATATTGTTTTAATCATACTTGAAATCTTATTTAATTTCCCCTGTGATCCCTCCATAACATGTCATCCATAATACCTATAAGTATCAATAGAAagtaaaaatttgtcatttatAAATATTGTCCAGATTCCTTCATTAAAATACATAGGATATTTTTGATATCTGTAACAAGTAATGTTGATATCCATTCGTATATTTGTTttatcatttatatttattatcaaaTATAATGATTGATATACTATTTAACTCTTATAGCAATATGCAAAACTATTAATGTTCAATTCACCGATTTCAATAACATTTTTGGtaatcaaattttaaatttgaagtaGATACCGATAGAAAATTTGCCAAATAATGACAACTTGATCTaatttaagaattttttattgaaaGTCTAACgaattttaagtaaaaatatggattattttaaattctaagtatattttgtataatagaATATACCGCATAGATTCTAGCACTTTTTCAACAGGTAAAGTAGATAATGCAGGATAGTTTAAAGAAAAGTAGAATATTAGTTGGAATTTTATACAGTAGGTGCTCTCTAATATGACATTTAAGATTTGTAATTATAGACTACTAAACTATATCCGTCTATATTACAAGAACTAAGTAAAATACCTGATAAATTTCAAAAATGAAAATACTTTTCCTAGCTTCTTATTTTGTGTAGCTTGAGTGATAGAGATGTCTATTTTGTACATACTCATTAATTTTGGCAGTTCTATAATATAAAGCCAATTCTGAGTTATAAAAATGTAACGTTAAAAAGTCGTGTCTACTGAAATAATAAGCCCGcgaataatcatattaaaccgTAAAAAGAGGGAGGCCATCAATTGTGAAAATAACATACAAGAGTAAAAATGGCAGCATTTGCACGGACGTTTGTGACATTGTAA carries:
- the LOC143178984 gene encoding enhancer of split mbeta protein, which translates into the protein MAPHTSYTPVGGMEYEEPVSRTYQYRKVMKPMLERKRRARINRCLDELKDLMVTALQAEGENVAKLEKADILELTVRHLHTLRAARRLTLTPENSYADRFREGFTQCAQEVSSFLSTPVAAAVHPAAGAQLMRHLGGCLRRLEGSPSNHLGNSATTTVSTGNKAPAVSPTTNVTVNVPQNVYTPPQSPVSIASSSGESSECSNAVWRPW